The proteins below come from a single Acidobacteriota bacterium genomic window:
- a CDS encoding vitamin K epoxide reductase family protein, with amino-acid sequence MNPGKRRTLTLDGLTMPRILSFIAGTGMIVSSAMTIDHFFKANYPKTIFSGSFCDVSAFFNCDSSAFSAISQILGIPLGYFGLFMGSLIVLGAVLPSSEFERTNAFLSLFNVLGVVALSLYSIFGLGSLCLLCTGFYLFSIMNFALFWARGIDRERRSLLVRFGKPSFKLLSIFAVVALAGAFGMIEYHNARKDAQEGTAVNIVKQFYELPKVDSPSFLSPYWSVKSTETFEDAAIQVIEYTDFLCPDCLYLAQQIDRLKEEFSGKINVAIQFFPLDGACNNVVPEKAGLHPGACELTWIAAGVPDRFIEIHDEIWDNFRSAKNPEWRATLAEKYGATEAAADPAVRELVKRIIDTGTEYEKTSEKFTHGIRSTPTMIINNRMIIGTLPYDHLRAIFQALVEEHEGGPKRFIENWVPPAARK; translated from the coding sequence GTGAACCCAGGCAAACGCAGGACATTGACGCTCGACGGCCTGACCATGCCCCGAATTCTGAGCTTCATTGCCGGGACGGGGATGATCGTCTCGTCGGCAATGACCATCGACCACTTTTTCAAGGCCAACTACCCCAAGACGATCTTTTCGGGTTCATTCTGCGACGTCAGCGCGTTTTTTAACTGCGACAGCTCGGCCTTCTCCGCCATTTCCCAAATTTTGGGCATTCCGCTCGGCTATTTCGGCCTGTTCATGGGGTCCCTCATCGTTCTGGGCGCGGTCCTCCCCTCTTCGGAGTTTGAGCGGACCAATGCCTTCCTTTCATTGTTCAATGTCCTTGGCGTGGTCGCTCTGTCCCTGTATTCCATTTTCGGTCTCGGGAGCTTATGCCTCCTCTGCACGGGCTTTTACCTGTTCTCAATCATGAACTTCGCACTCTTCTGGGCCCGCGGCATCGATCGCGAAAGAAGAAGTCTCCTTGTCCGCTTCGGCAAACCGTCATTCAAGTTGCTCTCCATCTTCGCCGTGGTGGCCCTGGCCGGAGCCTTCGGCATGATCGAATACCACAACGCCCGCAAGGATGCCCAGGAGGGCACCGCCGTGAACATCGTCAAGCAGTTCTACGAACTCCCCAAGGTCGACTCGCCGAGCTTTTTATCACCCTACTGGTCGGTGAAATCCACGGAGACGTTTGAAGACGCGGCCATTCAAGTCATCGAATACACCGATTTTCTCTGCCCCGACTGCCTCTACCTGGCTCAGCAGATCGACAGGCTCAAAGAGGAGTTTTCCGGGAAGATCAATGTCGCCATCCAGTTCTTTCCTCTTGACGGCGCCTGCAACAACGTCGTTCCGGAAAAAGCCGGGCTTCACCCCGGGGCCTGCGAGTTGACCTGGATCGCGGCCGGTGTTCCGGATCGCTTCATCGAGATCCATGACGAGATCTGGGACAACTTCCGCTCGGCAAAAAATCCGGAGTGGCGGGCGACTCTGGCGGAAAAATATGGAGCGACGGAAGCCGCAGCCGATCCCGCCGTAAGGGAACTTGTAAAAAGAATTATCGACACCGGGACCGAATATGAAAAAACGTCGGAGAAGTTCACCCACGGCATCCGCTCAACCCCGACAATGATCATCAACAACCGGATGATCATCGGGACGCTCCCTTACGATCACCTGCGGGCGATTTTTCAAGCTCTGGTCGAAGAGCATGAAGGCGGACCCAAACGGTTCATTGAAAACTGGGTGCCTCCCGCCGCGCGCAAGTGA
- a CDS encoding M14 family metallopeptidase: MFIRITALSLMIGLVCSGLAVVPVPDASAAQTLSGTQDASGDEKPVPFLVRSGIPGVADVTITRHDYKETKPLVTGEFDIQHYFTYGEVMFWMSHWADKYPDLVDVYPVGKTLEGRTIWQMTITNKSTGRAGHKPAMLVSANRHSGEVTTVPAAMLFAHTLLTGYGSDPEITQLVDTRAFFVRPNENPDGSELYFNTVLRNRSTNRPVDNNGSGLADDDIEQDLDGDGHVVQMRQHVGPGKGTHIIDPKEPRNMLRVGEGEGDYLIHPEGLDSNGDGRINSDGIGGLDLHRNYPQAWRPMAEETGMGWTQGGAGEYPLSEPEIRSMFLFLVTHPNISVVQSMDTSVPMHLRPPSTSATEETMYTMDASYYKHFDAEGMELSGYPKAGDVYKEFMTRDPERPRWYPLFGHGPDFGYFQYGAIWYGDELWGRHAFMEDYNDDGEINVYDEFWLHDNKAGFEGIFVDWKPYDHPQLGPVEIGGFITKFWTQNPPTVWLPKVVEAQHRFNMLLAKSLPRLVIEDVSITRAEGEASTLTVTVSNEGFLPDALKQAHQIKIVKISQAVLELSEGLTLVEGESERDLGFFAGEIADDGNDRFFTSGPWERSKTLTWKIQGTGEATVTIRSTRGGTVSVKLNKN; the protein is encoded by the coding sequence ATGTTCATCAGGATCACCGCACTCAGTCTCATGATCGGCCTCGTCTGTTCGGGCCTCGCCGTCGTGCCCGTTCCGGACGCATCGGCCGCCCAGACCCTATCCGGAACACAGGATGCCTCCGGCGACGAAAAACCCGTTCCGTTTCTCGTCCGCAGCGGCATCCCCGGAGTTGCCGACGTCACAATCACCAGGCACGATTATAAGGAAACAAAACCGCTCGTGACCGGCGAATTCGACATCCAGCACTATTTCACATACGGAGAAGTCATGTTCTGGATGTCCCACTGGGCCGACAAATATCCCGACCTCGTCGATGTCTATCCCGTGGGCAAAACCCTTGAGGGCCGAACCATCTGGCAGATGACCATCACCAACAAATCGACCGGTCGGGCCGGTCATAAGCCGGCCATGCTGGTCTCGGCCAACCGCCACTCCGGTGAAGTCACGACGGTTCCGGCCGCAATGCTCTTCGCTCATACTCTCCTCACCGGATACGGTTCTGATCCCGAAATCACCCAGCTTGTCGACACCCGCGCCTTCTTCGTCCGCCCCAACGAGAATCCCGACGGATCCGAACTCTATTTCAACACGGTCCTGCGCAACCGCTCCACAAACCGTCCCGTCGACAACAACGGCAGCGGCCTGGCCGACGACGACATCGAACAGGACCTCGACGGCGATGGGCACGTCGTCCAGATGAGGCAGCACGTCGGACCCGGCAAGGGAACGCATATTATCGACCCCAAGGAGCCCCGCAACATGCTGCGCGTCGGCGAGGGAGAAGGCGATTATCTCATCCATCCCGAGGGGCTGGATTCCAACGGCGACGGCCGCATCAACTCAGACGGCATCGGCGGGCTGGACCTCCACCGCAACTATCCCCAGGCCTGGCGTCCGATGGCTGAGGAGACGGGCATGGGCTGGACTCAGGGCGGGGCGGGGGAGTACCCTCTCTCCGAACCCGAGATCCGATCGATGTTCCTCTTTCTGGTCACTCACCCCAACATCTCCGTCGTTCAGAGCATGGACACATCGGTGCCCATGCATCTCCGTCCGCCCTCGACTTCGGCCACCGAAGAAACCATGTATACCATGGATGCCTCTTACTACAAGCATTTCGACGCCGAGGGCATGGAACTCAGCGGCTATCCCAAGGCCGGCGACGTTTATAAGGAATTCATGACCCGGGATCCGGAACGGCCCCGCTGGTATCCGCTCTTCGGCCACGGCCCGGACTTCGGTTATTTCCAGTACGGCGCCATCTGGTACGGCGACGAGCTATGGGGCCGGCACGCTTTCATGGAGGACTACAACGACGACGGCGAAATCAACGTCTATGACGAATTCTGGCTTCACGACAACAAAGCCGGATTCGAAGGCATCTTCGTCGATTGGAAGCCCTACGATCACCCCCAGCTCGGACCCGTCGAAATCGGCGGATTCATCACCAAGTTCTGGACTCAGAACCCGCCGACGGTCTGGTTGCCCAAGGTCGTCGAGGCCCAGCACCGCTTCAATATGCTTCTGGCCAAGTCCCTGCCGCGCCTGGTCATCGAGGATGTCTCCATCACAAGGGCCGAAGGCGAGGCCTCCACACTGACCGTTACGGTCTCCAACGAGGGCTTCCTTCCCGATGCGCTGAAACAAGCCCATCAGATCAAGATTGTGAAAATCAGCCAAGCCGTTCTCGAACTGTCGGAAGGGCTGACGCTGGTCGAGGGGGAAAGCGAGCGGGATCTCGGGTTTTTCGCCGGTGAAATCGCCGATGACGGAAACGACCGTTTCTTCACCTCCGGACCCTGGGAGCGCTCGAAGACCCTGACCTGGAAGATCCAGGGAACAGGCGAGGCCACGGTGACCATCCGTTCGACCCGAGGCGGCACGGTTTCCGTAAAATTAAACAAAAATTAG
- a CDS encoding VOC family protein, with product MDDEKCRIGLHHIGLCCRTTERADRFYGEVLGLEFLGTKSVPAELAHSLFGIDRELPIRNYSNGRLYVEIFLIEDADPAAAPPPAHVCLETDDLTRLLERCRDFGVPVSRASKGDSWVTFIRDDDGNLFEVKEAKLAHA from the coding sequence ATGGACGATGAGAAGTGCCGTATCGGCCTGCATCACATCGGACTGTGCTGCCGGACCACCGAAAGAGCCGACCGCTTCTACGGAGAAGTCCTGGGCCTTGAATTCCTCGGGACCAAATCCGTTCCGGCCGAACTGGCCCACTCCCTCTTCGGCATCGACCGGGAACTGCCGATCCGGAACTACTCCAACGGCCGCCTTTATGTCGAGATTTTTCTGATCGAAGACGCGGACCCCGCGGCCGCGCCGCCCCCGGCCCATGTCTGCCTCGAAACGGACGATCTGACCCGCCTCCTCGAGCGGTGCCGGGATTTCGGCGTCCCTGTCAGCCGGGCGTCCAAGGGAGATTCCTGGGTGACCTTCATCCGCGACGATGATGGAAATCTCTTCGAGGTCAAAGAGGCAAAGCTCGCTCACGCTTGA
- a CDS encoding NAD(P)H-dependent oxidoreductase, whose protein sequence is MKTKVLLLVGSPKGKKSTSHALGRFLLHKLETGGLAVEEVTIGAAMRSIEDRRLLLEAVDKAGIFIVSFPLYVDQLPAPLIEAFELIAARRTESGANTPADPASSGARPAKIVAIVQCGFPESHQNQQAVDIMRRFAAEAGFHWGGALSMGMGGAVAGRPLEDAGGMVRKAVEALELTAASLLRGEDVPRRATAVMAKALIPKWLYIFFGDRGMKKAAKKRGVHKRMRDRPYDPAQTAASTR, encoded by the coding sequence ATGAAAACCAAGGTCCTTCTTCTCGTCGGCAGTCCGAAGGGCAAGAAAAGCACATCCCACGCGCTCGGCCGATTCCTTCTCCATAAACTCGAGACCGGCGGCCTGGCCGTCGAAGAAGTCACAATCGGGGCGGCCATGCGGTCCATCGAAGACAGACGGCTGCTCCTCGAGGCCGTGGACAAGGCCGGGATTTTCATCGTGTCCTTCCCCCTGTATGTCGACCAGCTTCCGGCACCGCTCATCGAGGCATTTGAGCTCATCGCCGCCCGGAGGACGGAGTCCGGGGCAAACACGCCGGCCGACCCCGCCTCGTCCGGCGCGCGCCCGGCGAAAATCGTGGCCATCGTCCAGTGCGGATTTCCGGAGTCGCACCAGAATCAGCAGGCGGTCGACATCATGCGCCGGTTCGCCGCCGAGGCCGGATTCCATTGGGGAGGCGCCCTGTCAATGGGAATGGGCGGAGCCGTCGCCGGACGTCCCCTCGAGGACGCGGGCGGCATGGTCCGGAAAGCCGTCGAGGCGTTGGAACTGACCGCAGCTTCGCTGCTCCGGGGCGAGGACGTCCCCAGGAGAGCCACGGCGGTCATGGCCAAAGCCCTCATCCCCAAGTGGCTCTATATCTTCTTCGGTGACCGGGGGATGAAGAAAGCGGCCAAAAAGCGCGGCGTACACAAGCGCATGCGCGACCGCCCTTATGACCCCGCTCAGACTGCTGCATCTACCAGATAA
- a CDS encoding DUF4097 family beta strand repeat-containing protein has translation MKKHIRNIAVLGALMIGTFGWIPAQTTAGDTPPDRAVVPLSNPSQPAKIEISVMRGSVTVRAVEGREIIVESRTREKALSEIYGSERYTMAVPRPTAPPAPPERPAPAKSLAEQEALAKVVIKEKDLHQFLEESQKKAAERRKAREKKAEGLKLVSSSSSSLSIEESDNTVRIRTSSLRSAVDVVIQAPASASLEIRSMMDGTVRVEGISGEIDINNLNGPVTVRNVSGHVLVHTVNGDIDIATSKFASDKPLSFSTMSGDIDVTLPANAKASLRMKTDQGEIYTDFDMVMNQSPARHERSDRGERERFRITFDRSVVGAINGGGPEISLTTFSGNIYIRKGK, from the coding sequence ATGAAAAAACACATCCGCAACATCGCCGTGTTGGGCGCCCTGATGATCGGGACGTTCGGTTGGATTCCCGCCCAGACGACAGCCGGCGACACACCCCCCGACAGGGCCGTCGTGCCCCTGAGCAACCCGTCTCAGCCCGCAAAAATTGAGATTTCGGTCATGCGGGGAAGTGTCACAGTCCGGGCGGTCGAGGGTCGCGAGATCATTGTCGAGTCCAGAACTCGGGAAAAGGCATTATCCGAGATCTACGGCAGTGAGCGCTACACAATGGCTGTTCCGCGCCCGACGGCGCCGCCCGCTCCGCCCGAAAGACCCGCCCCGGCCAAGAGCCTGGCCGAGCAGGAGGCCCTGGCCAAGGTCGTCATCAAGGAGAAGGATCTTCACCAATTCTTAGAGGAAAGTCAGAAAAAAGCCGCCGAGCGCCGCAAAGCCCGTGAGAAGAAAGCCGAGGGCCTGAAACTCGTCTCGTCTTCGTCATCGAGCCTGTCCATCGAGGAGAGCGACAATACCGTCCGGATCCGGACTTCCTCCCTGAGATCGGCCGTCGATGTCGTCATTCAGGCGCCGGCTTCGGCGTCGCTCGAGATCCGGTCAATGATGGACGGAACCGTTCGTGTCGAGGGGATTTCCGGAGAAATCGACATCAACAACCTCAACGGCCCGGTGACCGTGCGGAACGTCTCCGGTCATGTTCTCGTTCATACCGTGAACGGCGACATCGACATCGCCACGTCCAAATTCGCATCCGACAAACCGCTGTCTTTCAGCACGATGAGCGGCGATATCGACGTCACGCTGCCCGCAAATGCCAAAGCCTCCCTGAGAATGAAGACGGATCAGGGCGAAATCTATACCGACTTCGACATGGTCATGAACCAGAGCCCGGCCCGCCACGAAAGGTCCGATCGAGGAGAAAGAGAGAGGTTCCGGATCACCTTTGACAGATCCGTCGTCGGTGCGATCAACGGCGGCGGTCCCGAGATCAGCCTGACCACTTTCTCCGGCAACATCTACATCCGCAAGGGCAAGTAA
- a CDS encoding zinc-binding dehydrogenase, translated as MKVALWYNNRDIRITDVPRPEPGPGEILAKVHACGICGSDVVEWYRLPRAPLVQGHELGLEVAATGPGVDRFKPGDRIFIPPKIPCGKCPLCRDGHFPQCGEIKERLPGGFAEDILVPRVFVESGIYPLPESLSYEQSTFIEPLACVVRARRLAEADSARTVLVLGCGMSGLLHIQMAKRAGSRVVTTDVQPQKLEAARSFGADLVVPAGDDVPARTEEFLGQKADLVILTTSALSAVEQAWASLNKGGAIVFFAVPGPDKQVVVPINDFWMKEVRILTSYYCGPPDIREAMDLLAERAVDVEGLITHRLPLSEIAEGFRLVLDGREAIKVIIRPHGLERS; from the coding sequence ATGAAAGTCGCCCTCTGGTACAACAACCGGGACATCCGCATCACGGACGTTCCTCGGCCTGAGCCGGGACCGGGAGAAATCCTGGCCAAAGTCCATGCCTGCGGCATTTGCGGCAGCGATGTCGTCGAGTGGTACCGGCTCCCGCGGGCCCCTCTCGTCCAAGGACATGAGCTCGGACTCGAAGTCGCGGCAACAGGACCCGGTGTCGACCGATTCAAGCCCGGCGACCGGATCTTCATCCCCCCTAAAATCCCCTGCGGAAAATGCCCGCTCTGCCGGGACGGCCACTTTCCCCAGTGTGGGGAAATCAAGGAACGCCTGCCGGGGGGATTCGCCGAGGACATCCTCGTCCCCCGGGTCTTCGTCGAAAGCGGGATCTATCCCCTCCCGGAAAGCCTCTCCTATGAACAAAGCACCTTCATCGAGCCTTTGGCCTGCGTCGTCAGGGCCCGCCGGCTGGCTGAAGCGGACTCTGCCCGCACAGTTCTCGTCCTAGGTTGCGGGATGTCGGGGCTTCTCCACATCCAAATGGCCAAAAGAGCCGGGAGCCGCGTCGTCACGACCGACGTTCAGCCCCAAAAGCTTGAGGCCGCCCGGAGCTTCGGCGCAGACCTTGTCGTTCCTGCCGGCGATGACGTCCCGGCGCGGACGGAGGAATTTCTCGGGCAAAAAGCCGATCTCGTCATTCTCACGACCTCGGCTCTTTCCGCAGTTGAACAGGCCTGGGCGTCCTTGAATAAGGGCGGCGCGATCGTCTTTTTCGCCGTGCCCGGTCCGGACAAGCAAGTCGTCGTCCCCATCAATGATTTCTGGATGAAGGAAGTCCGGATTCTGACCTCCTATTACTGCGGACCCCCGGATATCCGGGAGGCCATGGATCTTCTGGCCGAACGCGCCGTCGATGTCGAGGGCCTGATCACCCACCGGCTTCCCCTATCGGAAATCGCCGAGGGATTCCGGCTCGTCCTCGACGGCCGGGAAGCGATCAAGGTCATCATCCGGCCCCACGGTTTGGAGAGGAGCTGA
- a CDS encoding HEAT repeat domain-containing protein, producing the protein MTCETILDNFSDYLTGDLDEAARNGIRDHISGCTACREELENLTLIWARLGVLPEERPGSGLRDRFYAMIEERKAVLAAASGRKAAASLGERPIKNFCKWFAFRRPAFAASFSAFLLLFGIGAGWFLAGGPDGARRLAVLSAEVQDMRQQVALNLMDRPSAADRLLGIGFSTAVDTPDGTTLEALIAAVNGDPNPNVRLAAVEALYLFRNRPGVREGLVRSLTVQAYPIVQIAIIDFLVDVREERAAEALKHLIDNENLIDPAVRNRAEQGLKQL; encoded by the coding sequence ATGACATGTGAAACCATACTCGACAATTTCTCCGATTACTTGACCGGAGATCTTGACGAGGCGGCAAGGAACGGCATCAGAGATCATATCTCCGGCTGTACGGCCTGCCGTGAAGAACTCGAAAATCTGACCCTGATTTGGGCCAGACTCGGCGTTCTGCCTGAGGAGCGGCCGGGATCCGGACTCCGGGACCGATTCTATGCCATGATCGAGGAGCGGAAGGCGGTCCTTGCCGCCGCGTCTGGGCGAAAGGCGGCGGCGAGCTTGGGTGAACGGCCGATTAAAAACTTTTGCAAATGGTTCGCTTTCAGACGCCCGGCCTTCGCCGCATCGTTTTCAGCTTTTCTTCTGCTTTTCGGAATCGGCGCCGGATGGTTCCTGGCCGGAGGTCCGGACGGCGCCCGGCGGCTCGCCGTCCTGTCCGCGGAGGTCCAAGACATGCGTCAACAAGTCGCCCTGAATCTCATGGATCGCCCCTCGGCCGCGGATCGGCTTCTGGGCATCGGCTTCAGCACCGCAGTCGACACGCCGGACGGCACGACTCTGGAGGCGCTGATCGCGGCCGTCAACGGCGATCCCAATCCCAACGTCCGTCTGGCCGCCGTCGAAGCCCTGTATCTTTTCCGCAATCGGCCGGGCGTGCGAGAGGGCCTGGTCCGCTCTCTGACCGTTCAGGCCTATCCCATCGTCCAGATCGCCATTATCGATTTCCTCGTCGACGTCCGTGAGGAGCGGGCGGCCGAAGCCCTCAAGCACCTGATCGATAACGAAAATCTTATCGACCCCGCGGTCCGAAACCGGGCCGAACAAGGTTTGAAACAACTCTAG
- a CDS encoding sigma-70 family RNA polymerase sigma factor: MSPTDCELMTEVRDGRIERLAVLFERHQIMLFNFFLRLTGNRAVSEDLVQEVFMRVLKYRSGFQGDGRFNVWLFQIARNVHIDHLRKRKGELPLAEQFTEPPDLALLPDAAYEADREAELIRQALDRLPVQKREVLVLFRFQNLKLREIAELLGCRVGTVKAQVHRALKDLGRIYGELAEGQCHDM; this comes from the coding sequence ATGTCTCCGACAGACTGTGAACTGATGACGGAAGTCCGGGACGGCCGGATCGAGAGGCTGGCCGTCCTCTTCGAAAGGCACCAGATCATGCTTTTTAATTTCTTTCTCCGTCTGACCGGCAACCGGGCCGTGAGCGAAGACCTCGTCCAGGAGGTCTTCATGCGCGTTCTCAAATACCGGAGCGGCTTCCAGGGCGACGGCCGATTCAATGTCTGGCTCTTCCAGATCGCACGAAACGTTCACATCGATCATTTGAGGAAGAGAAAGGGCGAACTTCCCCTCGCCGAACAGTTCACCGAACCGCCGGACCTTGCGCTTCTCCCCGATGCCGCCTACGAGGCCGACCGGGAGGCCGAGCTCATCCGCCAAGCCCTCGACCGCCTGCCCGTTCAGAAACGGGAAGTTCTGGTCCTCTTTCGCTTTCAGAACCTCAAACTCCGGGAGATCGCCGAACTTCTCGGCTGCCGGGTCGGGACGGTCAAGGCCCAGGTCCACCGGGCTCTCAAGGACCTCGGCCGGATCTACGGAGAACTCGCGGAGGGACAATGCCATGACATGTGA
- a CDS encoding phosphoribosylaminoimidazolesuccinocarboxamide synthase produces the protein MELTNIFTKENLVYAGKSKDVYRIPDGPYAEKYAFVFTDKGTGYFDDKGNPVFDPGYDTVVGEIPGKGAIAFKFAAYFFELLKKSGIPTHYITTAGDSVMIVEPADPLGLPAGGPEFEGSVPLQNLEWTWRNNAMGSFWRRYPFVRPGKNLRRVVEAWTKGDADILITYEALEAAGVMTREEIEGIDKLVKDIAEVVCRDLAEKGIHVIDGKFELGRLKHGDGKIVLIDEISPDVLRTCNGYAPDAAGDCTVHRECILTTFANGKRTIKGRKQLNAAALEKAVLG, from the coding sequence ATGGAGCTTACAAACATCTTCACAAAAGAAAACCTGGTCTATGCCGGCAAGTCCAAGGATGTCTACCGCATCCCCGACGGACCGTATGCGGAAAAATACGCTTTCGTTTTCACCGATAAAGGAACCGGCTACTTCGACGATAAAGGCAACCCCGTTTTCGATCCGGGCTACGATACCGTCGTCGGCGAAATTCCGGGCAAGGGCGCCATTGCCTTCAAGTTCGCCGCGTATTTCTTCGAGCTCCTGAAAAAAAGCGGCATTCCCACGCACTACATCACGACGGCCGGCGATTCGGTCATGATCGTCGAGCCCGCCGACCCCCTGGGTCTGCCTGCGGGAGGGCCGGAATTCGAAGGCTCCGTTCCCCTGCAGAACCTCGAATGGACCTGGCGCAACAACGCCATGGGCAGTTTCTGGAGACGCTACCCGTTCGTCCGGCCGGGGAAAAACCTCCGTCGCGTCGTCGAGGCCTGGACCAAGGGGGATGCCGACATCCTCATCACTTACGAAGCGCTTGAAGCGGCGGGTGTCATGACCCGGGAAGAAATCGAGGGTATCGACAAGCTTGTCAAGGACATCGCCGAAGTCGTCTGCCGCGACCTCGCCGAAAAGGGCATTCACGTCATCGACGGCAAATTCGAGCTGGGCCGGTTGAAGCACGGAGACGGAAAGATCGTCCTCATCGACGAGATCTCGCCGGACGTTCTCCGGACATGCAACGGCTATGCCCCCGACGCCGCCGGCGACTGCACCGTCCACCGGGAGTGCATCCTGACGACGTTCGCAAACGGCAAGCGGACGATCAAGGGCCGCAAACAACTCAATGCCGCGGCGCTCGAAAAAGCCGTCCTGGGCTAG
- the lsrF gene encoding 3-hydroxy-5-phosphonooxypentane-2,4-dione thiolase: protein MPEADDKTAKDYAPDIPQKSEGFFLKGCGSLDWGAKNRLARVFNPESGRTVMLAIDHGYFQGPTSGLERVDLNIVPLLPYADSLMLTRGILRSVIPAASPKPIVLRVSGGASILKELSAEGVAVDIEDAIRLNVSAMAVQVFIGGEHEHDSILNMTEVVDMGNRYGIPTLAVTAVGKDMKRDARYFRLATRICAELGAHIVKTYYVEDGFDTVTSACPVPIVMAGGKKQPELDALRMAANACREGAAGVDMGRNIFQSDHPAAMIKAVRAVVHENETPEKALALYEELTRRT, encoded by the coding sequence ATGCCCGAAGCCGACGATAAAACCGCCAAGGATTACGCCCCGGACATCCCCCAGAAAAGCGAGGGCTTTTTCCTCAAGGGCTGCGGCTCGCTGGACTGGGGCGCCAAAAACCGGCTGGCCCGGGTCTTCAACCCGGAGTCGGGACGGACGGTCATGCTGGCCATCGACCACGGCTATTTTCAGGGGCCGACCTCGGGACTGGAGCGCGTCGACCTCAATATTGTGCCGCTTCTCCCCTACGCCGACTCGTTGATGCTGACCCGCGGCATTCTCCGGAGCGTCATTCCGGCCGCATCTCCCAAACCGATCGTTCTTCGGGTCTCGGGCGGCGCCAGCATCCTCAAGGAGCTTTCGGCCGAAGGCGTCGCCGTCGACATCGAGGACGCCATCCGCCTCAACGTCTCTGCCATGGCCGTCCAGGTCTTCATCGGCGGCGAACACGAACACGATTCCATCCTCAACATGACCGAAGTCGTCGACATGGGGAACCGCTACGGGATCCCGACCCTGGCCGTGACGGCCGTCGGCAAGGACATGAAGCGGGACGCCCGCTACTTCCGGCTGGCGACGCGGATCTGCGCCGAGCTCGGCGCCCACATCGTCAAGACCTATTATGTCGAGGACGGTTTCGACACCGTGACGTCGGCCTGTCCCGTCCCCATCGTCATGGCCGGCGGTAAGAAACAGCCCGAACTCGACGCTCTCCGCATGGCCGCCAATGCCTGCCGGGAGGGCGCGGCCGGCGTGGATATGGGCCGCAACATCTTTCAGTCCGATCATCCCGCGGCCATGATCAAGGCCGTCCGGGCCGTCGTCCACGAAAACGAGACGCCGGAAAAAGCGCTGGCCCTCTACGAGGAGCTCACCCGCCGGACATGA
- a CDS encoding NAD(P)H-dependent oxidoreductase produces MKVMLLNGGASGDRGASCRTIKNRVAAAVRNRGWQLTAFDLNAMTIKPCLGCFACWMKHPGICAIRDDQEAVLKAMAASDIQIWTTAVTFGGYSSILKKSLDRAIPNILPFFIKIQGEIHHPQRYEKRRAFLGLGTLPKPEAESERIFHRLVRRNALNLGSVATESRIFYENTGETDIDGAVMAALDLMEKAL; encoded by the coding sequence ATGAAAGTCATGCTTCTCAACGGCGGAGCGTCCGGAGATCGAGGCGCATCCTGCCGGACAATCAAGAACCGCGTTGCAGCCGCAGTCCGAAACCGGGGCTGGCAACTTACGGCATTCGATCTCAACGCCATGACCATCAAGCCCTGCTTGGGCTGTTTCGCATGCTGGATGAAACATCCGGGGATCTGTGCCATCCGTGACGACCAGGAGGCCGTGCTGAAAGCGATGGCCGCAAGCGACATCCAGATCTGGACGACCGCCGTCACTTTCGGAGGATATTCCTCGATCCTCAAGAAGTCGCTCGACCGAGCCATCCCCAATATTCTGCCCTTTTTCATCAAGATCCAGGGCGAGATTCATCACCCCCAAAGGTACGAGAAGCGACGCGCTTTCCTGGGCCTGGGAACGCTCCCCAAGCCCGAGGCCGAATCCGAACGGATCTTCCACAGGCTTGTCCGAAGAAACGCCCTGAATCTGGGCAGCGTCGCGACGGAATCCCGGATTTTTTACGAAAACACCGGGGAGACGGATATTGACGGCGCGGTGATGGCGGCCTTGGATCTGATGGAGAAAGCCCTATGA